DNA sequence from the Oryza brachyantha chromosome 5, ObraRS2, whole genome shotgun sequence genome:
AACAACAAGAGGCACCACAGATCCAAATAACAGTTAAATTGGGGAGCTTATTATAAGCTTGGCAGGGATCCTGCTCGTATGAACTCTTTGAGAAGGGCCTTCTCCTCAtcaatcttcttcttctctgcaGCGTCGCGTGGCTTGATCTTCCGCTTCTCCTCCAGCATCCATTTGTACAGCTGGCGCTGATCGTCTTCGGGGATTGGCGGGAGCACTTTTATGGGTGCAGCAATTGGTTCTGCAGGCTTGTCAGCAGCTGCAGGAGATGAGGCGGACGAAGCAGAAGTAGGATCACTCTCGGTATCTTTCTTTCCCGAGCCCTGGTAGGTCCTCACAAGTAGATAAGCTGCATACATATTGTTATAAGGATGTAAATAAGTGAACTATAAGATTTGAGCAAGCAGGACAACAGCATAGAGATACAAGAGTGCTCTCTTTCAAAACCTCCAaacaaggagaaaaaaaatctacgcGCTCagtttatgcatatatatttcttcagTACATCAATATCCTGTCGAGAAGATCAGCAAAAGATGTATGTCTTCAGCAGGCATACACTATGAAGAGACGAAAGGCACAACTATGAATGGACTCGATATCACAGCTCTTGCTTACTACTGGAGTAGTGTTTACATTCTTTTTAGATATTGTTTACTATTTGCATAGTAACACAatagaaaaatgcaaaaatagaCAGATCCCACAAACATGGACTTTTTTAAGGCGCACCAAGTTAATATGAGCCATCCATTGTGCATAGATTCAACGGTTGATAATACTCTTACCTCATGTGTGGTAAGAGTCATTTATtgtcatttaaatttaaatatgatcaTAAATTGCATTGTAATAAGGAATGAGACAATATTTCCTTACTTAAGTACTACTAATTCAAAATTATACAATAATTATActagtaaaattaaaatatgcaaTACTCTCAATGTCTTTATACTTTCAATTTACAAACTAAGTTCAGAATAATTAGGATGCATGTATGAACAAATAATTTtcagttttgtaattttattttatttttgttttaacaGAACCTAGTCTCTAAATTCAGTCATATCTATTTGGCTTCAAATAAGAAAagtatttgtaataaattttatgttaagtTTGAATCCTTTGGAGAATCAATTGGAGCTTGCACAATGTTTAGCAATatgtataaatgaaaatttcagTTTGACTGACATGTTGGTTTACCCAAATTTTGTCTAATATTTTCGTATGGAATTAATGTGCTTggcattattattattttcatagtaagcatgcatgcacgattAGCAAGGAAAGGTGATTATTGTAATAGTACTTTACTTATTTGGGCATGCTAAATTAACGAGGTGTTGGATCATTTATGTTGATTAAAATAAATGTCGAAAATTGAATGGTCAAGATTAACCTAGAGCTCTTACCTCATAAGAGGTAAGATAGAGTACCGTAAAACTGCTCCAAAAACATACATGATACTAGTAAACTAAAAGAGTGGCGTGCTTTTACTGGTAATGGTAGTGGCAGTGGCAACGGCAGATGCTAAGAGCAAGACAAGACAACAATGCACTAGTGATGTAATGATGACCCAAATGCGAGTAAAACATTGTGTGGCAGTGGGTGAGAATCAAGTTTAGAGATGAGAGCAGGACGTGTGTGAGTAATGAATGGAAGGATGCATTTGCAACCAACACACCAAGCAAGCAATCCTGAGTAAAGCAGGCACAGAAATCAGTAGCGACACATCGGGCGAACTAATAAGTAGAGAGGGGCGAGGGAGGGGGATCCCGAACCTCCGACAAAGATGTTGGCAGCCAGGAGGAAGGGGAACAAGCGACGCAGGAAGCTCTTCTTGGCCTCCGGAtgcagcggaggcggcggtggcggtggcggaggggcaTGGGGCTTGGGCTTGCCGTGCACAGCCATGTCGTCTCCTCCTGGTGGCGTGGGAACTGGGAAGGGGAAAGGGTTAAAGAACCCAACAACTCTTTCTTCTTGTCTGGTTGGTTAGAGCCAGAGCATCTTGGGAGTTCATAGGTGTTACACCACATTTCTGAACAATaccatgtattaaatctcggttcagacatcagcccgagtacacactatgacagttccacgacttaaaaacaaataaaaaaattatctatcgaaatacagcggaaaaggaaaacaagactagatcatctaatcttcagcttcagctagcgatgacggctccacaccacaggcattctcgacgacGGACTgtacctcacttcaaccttgggaacaaccttcttctgacttctgactgaaactctggcacttgctctggtgggggaaaaaaattaagcaaggctgagtacaaaccactgtactcaacaagtaacacctaagagagggagaataatgaatgtaatagggtatcaaggataggctaaggttaaattgcacaaagctgccgtaatttagcaaaacagtagataaaatagactgaaacaaaggtaaagtaaaatttaaaataatcatccactgtctaacgttacaccacgttgcaacaggcccagaccgctgtcgaacgttacaccacgtagcgacagggtcaaccctctgtccaacgttaaaccacattgcgacagacccaaaccactgccaacgttacaccatgttgcactGGGTCAAACCGGTTCCAAGATTAATTCaattataaaaggttcaactaatcccagtgaatctgtcagttcgcccaataaccgcgagcacggctattcgaatagttttactctgcagaggtgtacaactttacccataagacatggatcccaagcatgttaccatgccccaacgtatcaccacgatacctcagtacggaaaccatgataagatctttcacctaaccctccctagacaatcgtatcgcacttcaggtttcaccctctcctttacaccaagtcgggcagtcccctcttgtgccttgttgaatccggaagcagcaaatgctttcgttacaccacgattacccgtccatactccatcacgctcacccttaccttggtacgtcgaatagggacaagctagattacgagtctcaccgttgtccattctggcttgtggttagtacgtgtaagactttcagggtttcctgagaaccggtccttaattgtcatgagcacgactctcaaaaccatgcacccacagcccaccataagcaatattttagttgtattaatcctcaacagGATATTAATattgattacaaccattaaaggtctatcaaagtgtaatagtaattaaataataattggtgagctagttgaactaagcatggctaagcattgactaaccctaattctagtcaaattaaccctgggatgacaataataatgaatgggaatcaacggatatattgggaaatgcccaatagataagtaaagtaaatagatttgcataaaacaatgcatgtttgaatgtaaagcgaggaactttataaacataggttcaatatgatcaaagaagggtgccacttgccttgcttagacccacgagaaacttcaacgacgacttcgggaacggacggcgctgcgacggggtcaaaacctacgacaaacaaggcaaaacaaacaaaacaggctataaaactactgaaacagaaaaagaaactatttttaatggattcttggcatttttctggatttaatgaaacttgaatggacctaaacgaagactaaatgaattacttatgaattttagaagattaactgtgtttttaaactaaacaggaaaccttaatgatttattgcgcaattaattggaggagctgacgtcagcaaggagagagagggaatgcTGACGGACAGGACCCACTGGCAGTGagacaagaggagaagaggggctgacaaggggggcccacgaggagagagagatcgactgGCCAGGCCCGCTTGACAGAggaagagagcagaggagggaggggagagcgcaggTGCTCGGCCGAAcggcgcggcaggcggcgggacGGTGGCGCGGAAGCGATGCAGCCGGCATGGCGGTGAAGGggagcggcgcacggcgaagGCTGGCGGTGGGAATAACGGCGCCCAGGGCGGCGGAGACTGAACGCGGCGCACGACGGTGATGGCCGAGCGGTGCAcgcacggaggaagaggagggggaagcAGCGGGACGGTGGCACGGgaaggcgagggcggcaaaacaacggcgtgacggcgaggacgtccccggcgacggcggcacgtGGCCCCTAGCACCTGCCGACGGCATAGGGAGACCGACGGCGGTGGTGAAGAGGAAAGAGACAGGGACAGGGGAGAGGAGTGCTCACCGACGGAGGTGAAGGCGGGGGCGCGTCGGTGAGGTGGTGGCACACGCGGCGGCGAGTCGGCATGGGGGagacggaggtggcgacggggttgcgcggctcggagcAGCAGCAAGTGGCGGGATCGGGTGGTGGCGACAgtcgagggagagagaggcggcagcacggcgacggtgcccGACGGCGACAACGCACGAGCACGGCGATGCTCCGACAACGGCGGGGTCACGACAGCGATGGCGAGGCGGGGGTGACGACCGGCGAAAGggcaacgacgacggccggagcgcgcgagggcacggcggtggcggagattGCTCGGCGGCGCTAGCGCGGCGCGGGAACAACGGTGCACGggcgacgaggatggcgaggGCAGCGCTCCGCAGTGGCGAACGATGACGTCccgaggcgacgacggcgtcgggaAAATGATGACAGCGCGATGTGGGCGGTGCGGAGAGGTGTGGCGCCCGGCGGAGATCAGGTGGAGGATGTCGGCCGATGGTGAGCGGCAgggcgcactcgcggtggcacgaggaaacagaggaagggaggagagcgggctcaccggggtggcgcggtgacgacggccgatgcgacgagatcgatcggcggcgggcgacggtggcgcggcggcgcttgcggaaagaggcggcggtggcgcgcaaGGAGAGGGGGTTTATaggggcgcggcgccggctggGGCGGGGAGGTACTTAGCGCCGTGGCCGGGATGCGGCGCCGGGATTTGCGGGCGGCggttggcggcggccgagAAAAGCGGAAGGTGGgggtggcggcgcgagcggcacTCGTGGCCATGGCGCGACAGAGAGCGACGGCGTGGCAGCGCTAAGCGGCAGGACGGCGCAGCGACGCGGCGACACGGCGAGGTGCGGCGCGACAGGATGGGGGCGTGGGCGCAGGGCAGCGACCATAAGTGCGAGCGGCAACGCGGTTGGCACAGCGAGGTGACGCCAGCCTGACAgcggggcggcagcggcaaggagaggaaggggaggggatcGGGAAGAGGCGGCGCACTCCGACAGCGGTGGCGACCTGCGCGTGCAGAGGCGAGCAAAGGCGAAGAGGGACCGGCGGTGGCCAGGGAGACGCGACAGCGgccaagcggcgacggcgcgctagcggccgcggcgaccgagcgatggtgacggcgacgtggagcagcggcgacccgagggcggcgcggtggtgacggcgagcagcgggagcacgagggaggagtgaggtggtggcgtcggccaagcagcgacgcagcttggcggccgagcggcggacgcgaccggagcagcggcgcacgacgacggcgcaaccaGAGTACTGGCGcatgacgacggcgcaaccggagcgaTGGCGACACAGGCGCGGCGTCGTGACACGAGCGGGGGCAGAGAGCGGCGCAAGCAGAGGCAAGGTGAGGCGGCAAGGGGTGCGGCCGACGGTGCGATGTGGAGAGGCCCGTGGTGCGGCGTGGCGGGGAAGCGGCGCGCGTGCGGTGCAGCGCAGGGCGCGATGAGGCAGCAGCCCCAGCGAGGGCGTGATGCAGCTCGGTGCagcggcgagcggaggacggggacgaccccgacaggtggggcccacctgtcggtgtcccgaTGAGAAGGGAGGTGGCCTGGACTTGGCGCGCGCGTGGTGGCTGTGGGCCGTGGCTCGGCCcaggcgcgggagagaggaggggccgATGGGAGAGAGGCTAAGGTGAGCTGAGCGGCCCGCGGCTGACGGGCCGGCCCAGTggaagggaaggagagaggagtggaCAAGGGAGGCGATGTGGACTTTGAGCGCGGGTTGGGTCGCGGCTCGGGAAAAGCGCGAACAGAACACGCACTGGCAAAACGGAACTAAAacgtgcacgaattagagattcgtacgatgaattagatccgaaacgcgaaaccgtgaactgttagcggaacaatggcaggagttaacgacccgttaaattgagatttaacgactcgctaaactagaattagatgactttaacgttaaaccaatctacttgtacgaaattgaatttcatactgtagatcaatctcgcgttagctaattagattggaaaacctaagcaattacacggtagatcaaaaatagattgattcgcatgagtaaaacatatgcgaacctgagatttggtggagagatcagcgacggattgctgttgttcctcgctgttcgggTAgtaaacctaaacaattaaacggtagataaatttagatcgATTCGCacgaataaaatatatgcgaacctaaGGATCGGTGACAGATTAGATCGGTTTTCGCTGCTACGAATAGGGATGCaacagggctgctagcggcttgctgcgcagctgctggataAGGGGCGacacagctgtagcggaggcgcaagaggcgactggaggtgcacaggagagggagacggggaaaagaagCAAGGctctagggggtatttatagggggagctctatccatctcctattaaaaggGAATAGATAAGGTGTCAAAGGGATAAAAgtagagtcctaattaattggagcTAGTTTTACtgtgagagaggaggtggaggggtgCACGatgtggagaggaggaggacatcgtacagggagagaggaggtggagctcggccaggaaggaaaaaaaaggagaaggggaaaaggaaagggaaaaagggaaaaagaagaaaaaggaaggaggggaaaaaagaaaagaaattgcctccaattttgccgatttttattatgtttattagagcaaattttattctctgaaatttaaatataaatcctgttaataatttaaaatgcttttgggacattttagaatgtccgaaaagcttccaattaaattaaattaatttacactgcttttctcctgaactttaattaaacaaattatttttaatatattatttaattaattcttggcttagGTAACTCAGGGCATGACAATAGGGACGCACACGAGGAACCCGAGAGCATTTAAATGATTAGATTTTgacttttcaaatttaaatttagtcatttatgTTAGGTTTGTCAACTATAAACAAACTCTACATCCACATCTCCAAATTTGATAAAGAGGAGGATAACGGGTGGGTATCACAGGACCCACAAATAATGACTCGTAAGATTTGGCCATTTAGGAGGTATGTTTAGTCATTCAAATAGTATGATAAGTTAAATAGATAGTCTCTTAGAGGATATCTTTTGTACAAcattgttaaaatttaatatgacaCGTGAGATGAATAGTCTCCTAGAGATGCTTAAGCACGGAATTCCCACTTTAGATTGCCTATAAATTTGAGTCATTCTTACAATCCAATCCTTTTATAAGCTCTCGGGGCTTTTAGACTAAATGGTTTTTGATGAATTTTGAAGGATTAGATTTCgacagaaaaaaattgtatatgattctttgtaaattttataggtttttTAACATCAgtccttttttaaaagaaaaataccttTATGTCTATCTCTCTTCTAATTGGCTAATTCCTACATTTTTCTACGCTCGATCCAAGCAATTATTCTTCTAGGTGTTATATGCATCTCTAATTCAATGGATATTATTAATGGATTATATTGATAGagcaattttcattttttttcttttctagtgtgttttgaaaatcctgCCTTACGAATGAACCCTCAACCAATTCCTACCGATCATACTAAACAagagattgagaaaaaaaaacaaattcccATCATGATCTCgccatgtttttttcctctaaACAAATCTTTCGCTGGCGTAGCCGACGTGCACAATCAGCAAACTGGGCCATTTCCAACACCAGCTTCCCACACAGCTGATTCATTAATCACAGTCAATATAAACCCAAACCAAACAGAAGCTTTGCCTTTGGCACGTTCTTTCAGACTGATGGTGCAAAAAAGCACCGCGGCAAAGTAAAATAACACCGAGTGTTTCAAatgacacaaaaaaaaagtttgtgcATTACAATATGCAAAATAAGCACTTTTGCATTCACTAATTTGTAAGTTAAAGCATACTGCAGGGTTAGACCCTATATCTTGACTCTAGAAAGCATGGACctcacattaaaaatatacagtTGGGCCCAGGATTTGCGTCAGAATCCACAAAAGGGAAAATTGAAATTTGACGTTGCAAGAGTCACCTCCAACTGCCTATCTAGACTGCATAAAACATGTTTTCACCTTCCAAAGGTGGACCTAAAATGGCATGCAAACAACTATCTACCTGACATTAAGGTTATTACGATTAGCTCCAAAAGTTGAATTAACATCAGTATCATCCACAGC
Encoded proteins:
- the LOC102700147 gene encoding translation initiation factor IF-2-like encodes the protein MAVHGKPKPHAPPPPPPPPPLHPEAKKSFLRRLFPFLLAANIFVGAYLLVRTYQGSGKKDTESDPTSASSASSPAAADKPAEPIAAPIKVLPPIPEDDQRQLYKWMLEEKRKIKPRDAAEKKKIDEEKALLKEFIRAGSLPSL